The genomic DNA ACGGCTAAATCAGATCATTGTACACGCACTAAGAAACCAGCACTCAGACAGTGAAGCAGAAGATCAAGATGAGGGAGATGGCCATGAGAGTGAGACAGCAGACCCAGAAGGTATGACAGTTTCTGAATACATTACAAAGACACAGAACTGACAGCACTTATCATGGCAGAACtaaggagggaaaaggaaggactATGGAagtctacataaattcaacctagacagtgaggaaagctaaTTATTTAAAAGTTCCTGTAAATTggatgaaacattgatcagaatggaaagtgcagtcaagaaatcagaacactaggactgggaagggcagtcaagaaagaactagacaagatcctaaattgtaaaaatataacactaacactaaagttagaatcgtataagccatcgtattccccagCACCATGTATGAATATGAGaactgtacagtgaagaaagcagttaaaaagaaaatcaacttgtttgagacatggtgctgaagatgagtgctgaggatattgtggacagccaaaaagacaaacaaatgggtccttgatcagatcaagcctgaatactccctggaagccaacttGATGAAATCGAgactgtcgtattttggccacataatgagaaagcatgactcactataaaagacaataatgctagagaagCTGAGAGCAtcagagaggaagaccacatgccagatggtctGACTCActaggcatgaatttgcaggacctgagcagatcaGCTGAGGACAGGTTgttttgagatgtctcatccacagggtcgccatgagtctgggctgacttgagggcagctaacaataatggAAGTTGGAGCGTTTAAGAACCTAACATTTCTTAATGAAGGAACAGCTGCCTGATGACAACAGGCCATAAATTCCAGCACCTCCCTTGGGGAATTTGTTGCTGACAACAGTTCTATCTGGTGGATGCAACATTCCTGACTCCTGATAATCTCAAACCTTATTCCATTAAGGACTATGCTTCTGGATCTCTTATTTGGATTAATTGCTTGACTGTGTGTGACTTGGACTGACCTGACTACACTGCTGTGTCATCTTTGCCAGTGAGCCATGCATCCCTCTGGGATTCTCCCTTGTTCTGCTGCCTcctgtattctctctctctgcgAGACCTGGATTTGTGTTGACACCAACACAAGATAGCGAAGGAGACATGAGCAAAGTGTAAGAAATTCTGCTCAGTGAGATGAAGAAGATTCTCCTCTTTTCCCATAATATTAGAATTTGAATTTATTCACAAAAGCTGCATGGTAGAAGATTTGGAAAAGCTAAAAGGAAGCAATTCTTTATATTGCTCATGGTTAAACTGTACAGTTCACtaccacaagatgtagtgatgaCTGCCAAATTGTGTGGCTATACAAGAAATATGGACAAATTCAGGAATGATGGAGATATCATCCTTCCTATGATGAATAAGAATATCTTCCAGTACTGACTGGTAGCTCTAATGTGAGTTGGGGAATCCACATCTGATTTtattctaaactttaaaggaacaacCCAAAGGGTTGAGCAAGGGAGGGAGATGGCATTCAGCATCtcagagcccaaacagacagaccaaaataaagctgctttgggtcactttgaaggtatgctgcttaaatgacacacgcatcttaagaggccagaagctgcaccaaagctgcactcctgtccttaggactggagcatagctttagcatggcttccgaCTGCTTAGGACACATACGTCATTTAagcagcacacttccaaagtggcccaaagcagctttattttggcctgtctctttgggccctCAGATACTtactttaaagttcagaccaaaAAACCTGAAGCAGATCCCCAACATCAAAACCCACTCCACTGAATTTCTTTCTAGTATCActtctgatcttagaagctaagcagggttaggcTTGATTGGTACATGGATGAGAGGTTGATAACAAAAAAGCAGGTGCTGCAAGCTAAATTTCAGGGGacagaactggaaaaaccacctctgaatattcgttgtctaagaaaacactatgaaagtCATAGGGTTATCATATGTcaacaggctacttgaaggcagacacatacacacacacacacacacacacacacacaccaggggcAGTATGTCTTTGAGTATCACTTGCTGAGAAGTATGAGGGGGAGAGTACTTTGTCTTCATGTTCTGTTATGAGCTTGTTATGGGTTTTTCGAGGGGGACAAGGTCCCCATTATATTCTTCAAAATGAACTAGTAAACTGTGGGCTAGTCAAGGTGATtgttaggtagatttgtaattgattgaccaatgatttggatgatggaacagagggcatgcttttgaaatgtgaagatgacaccacattaggatggatagctaataccccataGGACAGGGTCAGAATTCAACATGACCGTGACAGAATGAAGTTGGgctaaaacaaaatgaatttcaacaagctAAATGTAAGGCACTACATTtaggcagtaaaaataaaatgcacatatacatGATAgttgacacctggcttgacaactgtttgtatgaaagggatctaggagtcttcgTGGTCCACAAGCTGTACATGAAtcaaaagtgtgatgcagcaacttaaaaagccaatgcaattctggagtgAAACAATAAGAGCAGattgtttagatcaagggaagtaatagtgccactctattctgctttggtcagacccctccttgaatactgtgtcagttctgggctccataattaaaaaggatgttgagaaactggagcgtaccCAGAgaagggggactaaaatggtaaagagtctggaaactatgccctatgaggaacaacataGGGAGCTGATTATGTTTACccttgagaagagaagattaaggggtgacatgatagccaagtttaaatatttgaaggaatgtcatactaaaaatggaacaaatttgttttctgcagctccagagactaggacatggagcaatggatgcaaactacagccaAAGAGATTCtccctcaacattaagaagaacttactgacagtaaatcctgtttgacagtggaatatgttttGCGAAGTCttctcttttggaggtttttaaacagaggctagaaggccatctgtcaggattgctttaattgtattcctgcatggcagaatggggttggactgggtggctcttggGGTTTCTTTCAGTTCTGCAGTTCTATGATCTAGTTGGTCACTGTGGCCTTCTTTAGTCTGATTCTCTATACTTCTTACCTTCTTATGACACAGGTCcatttatggagggaggagcagcTTTTCTTTAAGTTTTCCACCTCCCCAGAAGaaccacaaaaagaaagaaagatgggggTAGGGAATAAAAATGTCTACTCAGATACCCTGAGGCAACCTTCAGCTGTCCCTTAAATCAGAAACAGCATAGAATTAAGATACGTATTCTCAGAAACCAgaatggtgtagcagtttgagactaggattctgggaaatgaggGTTTGAAATGTGTAcacaaccatggaaatccactgggtgaccttgaccaagccatattctctcagcctcacaggaaggcaagggcaaacctcctcgggaaaaatcttgccaagaaaaccctatgatagcttcaccttagggtcactctaaaatggaaaggacttgaaagtacacaaacGGAGAGATTAGCACCCATGCCCCTATTTAAATTACCCCAAATACCTTTATAATTTTCGATAGCCCTCTCTAAAACAGAATTTTTCAGACAGGAATATCTGAATTTTTCATCCAGGCTGGGAGAAAGATCCTGTGTATACTCTTCTATGTCCTTCTTATACCTAGAAAGGAATATGTCTCCAGTTGAAGGAACAGAAATAGTAATCTTGAAAGCATGAAATGGCATGCTAGGCTCTTAACTCAAGGGTTTATTTTATGCACGGGGCCCCAGACTATCCTTTTAAAACTCATGAACATTGTGAAGAAACAGCTCCAATTTTCATCAATTTCACTCAGGATAAGGGGGAAATTTTCTGAAATAATTTAGGGCTGGGCCAACCCATTTTGCTGTGCGAGGCACAGTGACCTCTTCTCCAAATCAAATAGCATAGACCTCAAAGCCAGGTGTATTATTTTGACATATGAGGGAGGATATGTCACAAACACCTCTCCTTGTGTGGCTCATTGACCATAATGAATCTTATTTCAACTGTCGGAACCCAGAATTCAAAGAAAGCCCATTTCTAATTACAGTAGACCCTccgcatttgctggggttaggggcacaggacccaagtgaaaaaaatgcaaataaaaaacccactatttattttacctgagagaacacatctctagaaatctctagatcctccaggacaattctatggtcaagatctgccagaaattgaccatgaaattgcactggagaatTTACAAATGGCTAGAAaagtgttatctctaggaatctctaggtcctccagtgtgacttttggcagaagttgacaacagAGTTATGCTGTacaacctagagattcatagagagaatgTATTTATCAAATCCATGAgcaatcaaatcctcaaaagtcaaagccgcaaatgtggagggctgactgtgttgaTTTTACCCAAAAGATGTCTATGGCTTGATTTCCTTTCATTCTTAAAAATAGGACTGAAGTTGACCCAGAACAGAAACCAAAGAGAGTGGGGTGAGCAAGATGAGGAACAAAAGGGAAATGCCAACCCATTTGAAGAATCGGAAAAAACAATATGAACCACAAAGAGTGCTGAATATCTCATTCAATTTCAAAAGCTGCTCCATTAGGAACAGAGGTTTTCAACCCAAATAGGAATGGGAATGAGAAAAAAAACTGTATACCTGTCCAAAGCATTTCTGATGttctgaaaaagagagaaatgggtCTTAGCTCTACAGACAAAACATTAGAATCCATCTTATTCTAATGGTGACTTACTTCACTCTTTTCCTTGTCTTTGGGGAGAAAATACTTGCTCCCAGAATCAAGACCTCATGAAAAGTGTCATTCTGTGCAAATCTCACCTGTAAGAATTTATTTGCTGGCTGCTCACATATCTCTTCTATTTCAGTGGTCAGCTGAGAGACTCTGGAAAACCCATTAGAGATGTTAGTCATATTTTTTTCTGtcctcttctccatctctttcaCCATCTCTTCCAGATGAACCATCCATAAGCTCTGGCACTCTTCAAGAAACTTGTGCATTTTGTCAAAGGCAGATCTGGCCCTAAGATGCTCCAATTCAAACTTTTTCTGAAGAGAATACATGTAGAAATTAAAGGAGGAAACAGAGATAGAATTGAGAGCCAGTAGTATAGTACTGTATAGTTGTTTGAATGATGGACTAgcactccaggagaccagagtatGAATTTccccttggctatggaaacccactggcctaccttgagcaagtctcactctctgattaataatattaataagtaggtttatttataatgcccttccACCAAAGGGTAggacatcaaacatatataatcaaaaactgACAATAAAACACAAGACTGTAAAATGCTAAAATGATATGCTAATATACTAAAACTCCTTATCAGTCACTACCTATCTCAGCAACCTTAGACACACTCAGCAATGCAGCTATCCAGAGAAGCAACGAGGAAGGTCTTGAATCCTTCATAAAAGTGGGTAAGATCTTCCTCCAGCTGGAGGTGTAaactaaggcaggatacagacgggcaggggaagacgtcttggaggtgtattcggctgaatacggagcctccagaccgcccgccccgggggcgtggctcaggtgtatgggacttccacatggggggcagtgaagacgcctcacctggggccgtttctgacccgcagtttccataccgccgcctcggaggacgctgcaaagagagaggcagcttcctcatgggcggccaaaaacggggcttttttttttcttttgctggctggcggatgcgcagctgagCAGCtacggcgctcagcaccggcgtcagaaagcctatgtgcacatttaaagcgcccgggcccctttaaactttttcccccaccctgcccaagaacaatggtggtctcctgccagctggtgatcagcatccttgtccgcttgcacgttgccaatgtcaccagcatcatagatgcctcctctcctttggtccctgtgctcttgctgaatctgcaatgcacagccacagctgtcgccgctgccaccgctgtccccctgccatcccccatcacctcctttgtacatatgtaaatatttaaagttttagcgtttttttattgttaggtgaaaatggcacaggaatgtgtgtaggggttcactttaaattccaaactttccacgattctagcagcgcatgcgttgggttagggttacgagtcttaaaatgcgctgcagcttccacccctgcatggcatctgatgctgcaattaaagcctgactgcaaactgcgcatgttccaggaccccgactcattatgcgacgcagcagacatggagcttttaaatgggcaatttaaaatagcggcgtagcaattctggcatactggtgcagcagcttatagacggagatgcgcagctgcgcactatatagaaaagaagcggaaaaaagcagcacctttttaatgccgcttcttcccgcttggggcgtgcaggcggcgtgttcatggcggcattcaggtaagggccgtctgaaggctataccttcatgacgtcatgaacacacccctttttgcccgtctgtatcccgccaaagactcttccacaaatgtggagccagatcctgaaaggcttgcAGCCTTGGCAGAGCTGTATGCATTGGTGGAACCGCCAATAATGCTATGCTGGTAGATCTTAAATTCCAAGATGGTAGCTACCATACTAGTCGAGCTGCCAGATACTGGGGGAGGTAAAAGCACAGGGGATTAAATACCAGGACCAAAAGGAATTTTAGGTCTCAATGGAaggcaatcttgccaagaaaacctgatgataagGTAACCTTAGGATCAGCAGTCAAAACATTGACACTGGCAGTTGAAAGattagcaggttggcagtttgagacccaagcgctGCATGACAGAGCTTCTATCCATAGTCCCAGTttatgccaacctagcagttcaaaaacatgtaaaagtgcaagtagataaataggtaccactttgatacaacaacaatgacaacaacagacAGAATATAAAAGTCCATCAAGCCTCTCCTCCTTATTATCTATCCCTTAATTCTATCTTGCTTTATAAAATTCCTTGATGGAAGCCAGTCTCTCTCTAGAGCTTGAACATCTTTCTGATTTAGTCAACTTGTCAATTTCCACTATTTCAACCAATTTCAACAACCATTCATCAGATGATCGCACTTCcttattttttccaaaattgaGCTAATAATAACTTTGCTGCCATCACCACGTGATATGTAttcaaaatcataaaaatatcaATAATTTGGGATTGGGCCTGGAAGAATTTagtacaaaaattaaataaaaatgagacattatagtaatttttaaaaatgtaagtaatAAAAAGGTCTGAATACCAGAGATACTCAGAAAGTATTGGATGTGAAGAAATTTAAATGGGATTGTAAGAATGTGAGGCTGTATATTTAATGtatctttgggggtgggggtaataagagttaaaatagaTTAAGAGATGGTCAACAATTACAGGAAATATTGTTACTGATGTTTAGAACAATATGTAaagaacattttataaattttgaGGTTTATTGACTGAAaatgattttagattgtaagcctgagggcagggaaccgtctaattaaaaataacatttgtaagccgctctgatagcctttagggctgaagggtggggtataaataccataaaataaataaataaattggggcCGGGGAAATGTCCACCAAGCCAATTTAGCTAGGAACCTGGGACTATGACAACAAAAAACTCATCTGTTCCTAAAATGTGTATGCATAGAAGAAGGGGACCATTTGCCCAGTTAATATCCACTAACCATGCTGGCTAAAAGAACTCCGCCAGTGAAAAGCCCCAAAACTGTTAACTTTTTTTCACATGAATGATTTCACATGATTGACTCAGGCGTGATACATACCGGCAAAATGTAGCGTGGCCGCGGCGGCAGTACagttagggagcgcacaccattcaGATGCTCCGTAACCctaatacatactagggttagcctagtacgtactggaagcacaaaatggtggtgctctgtctacacaggcgccgccattttgatgtgacagacgctTAGTAATGCATCATTGGCGCATTGCGGTGTCACAAATGCGTCACAAGAAGAACACGCTgtctgtgggttctttttgctccatggagAAGCCCTGCGGTCTGGAGATTGCagcttccccacggagcaaactagggtggcgggagaccgctctttttgggcggtctgtttcCTGCCTCAGTTAAAGCAACATTACACTGCATATAGAGAATTATGTATCTATGGAAAAGACATGTGCACTAATTGTGAATGTAAACTGCAATGCACATATCAAAATCTGAAGTGCCCATGGTGGCTGGAGGAGTCTGGAAATtgcagtcccaaaaagtaacttttccaagttctgcaaagAATATCACATaggcagaggaaagagaaaaatcatTCTTTTCACTAACAGCAGACATGGCAAGTTTACCCACAGACATTCAGGACCACAACATGTGAGCCATACCAATGAACACCTACCCGAAATTCATGTCTACTCAGGTCTTCAAATGATTTCAGGGTCTTtagttttcctttctctttcttcagaAGTTCTAAGAGGGCTTTGAATTTCTCCtgcaaaaacaaatgttttaaaaggtgCTCTTTCTATTAAGTGGTCTATGATTTCTGTCTGATTTAAGACTGAAAATACAGTAAGTCTCGTTCAAACACATAATTCCTGAGGAAGATCAAGTAGTTATTGTGTGACTTTCTCCTTTTCACCTGCACAAAACTGTGCAGTTTGGCAAACAGGTGAAtgtgtgttgtgcgccttcaagttgtttccgaccccaggacaaacttatcacagggtttccttggcaagtttcttcagagggggttagtcattgccatcctcggaggctgggaggctgtgacttgcccaaggtcactgaagTATTTATTATAGCTTGTAATGTCTGTATCACATGTTCAGATGAAGATACTGCCACTGCTAGGTAATCCTTTAAAATGTTCATTGCTTTGCCTAAATATGACCCTACCAAAACAACCAATCCCCCAATATCTAGGCCACTGGTATTATTCTTCCACACTGGAGAACAGGAATGGGGTCTTCTAGGAAGAAGTTGGACTCCAATTGCCCTTGGATTCGATTCCACGCATGGCCATAGAAACTTACTTGGTggctttgggcgagtcacacactctcagccccagaaaaccccatgataggtttgccttagacttgtcataagtcagaaatgatttgaaggcacaaaacaacaaataagtCCCAGTTTTAGgggaaaggcaaggtataaatgaAGTGCGGTTATGTTCTTATAAACCTTGTAGTCTTGGACTGCTTCCTCAATAGGGACCACTTTGTGACTGCGGTGTGTGAACTTGCAGCACACCACACAAACGGGGGTAATATCATCCATACAGAAGAATTTGAGCAACCCCTGGTGCTTGTCGCACAtgtccccctcctcttctccattttttAGCCGTTGAAGTTTCTTGACCAGATTGGCAACGTTGGCCAGTTGCCTGTTTGGCTTGAACTGCTTTTGCTGAACCAGTTCTCTGCATTGAGGGCAGGAAGCCTCTTTGTCAGATTCCTCCCAATACTGGCTGAGGCAGGCCTGGCAGAAATTGTGCCCGCAGTCTATGGTCACGGGGTCCTTGAAGCACTCCAGGCAGATGGTGCATGTTGTTTCCTCACAGAATTCCTCAACAAAGTTCTCAGCTGCCATGGGTGCTAATTCCTGAAAGCATGAAAAGCAACCTAGTTAAAGCAAAGCTCAGTGAGATCGGACCAAAAGCCCAccaaaatagggttgccatattccagtctctCATACCTGGGCGTCTAATTTGCATACTATGCaaattataattatgcatattctTAACCTGCATTCTGCATTTGTAAATTCTACACATTTATCATTTGCACTTTTTCTATTATGTTTCAGCTTCAAtaccagtaccaagctaagaccactttttaaattctttttcttcCTAGCTGGTATGAAGAAAGGGAAGCTTCCAAGCAGCCCCAAGAGAAGAACAGGACTTCTTTTACTCTCGCAAGACACCAAGGTGGCCTACCCATTTATCCACCAGACCATTGGTTTGATTTCAACAGTAGCTCTCCACTTTTCTCCCTTTACAAAATGATCCTTGTCTAGGGGTAGTTGGTGAGGAAGCCTTATTTACTGGAACATATCACTACAGTGGAATCAGTTAGAGAAGAAATCTACACTTTCCAGCGCAAGTTTTACTGCAGCAGACACACAGCTACAACTCAACACTGAAAGTCTATGTTTGTCCAAGCCCTCCTTCACAATTTAcacaaatgtgtaaatttacagcgctttataaataaaggttaataataataataataataatccttccaatgccttatacagtggtacctcgggatacgaaagcaccgccttacgaaatttccgggttacgaaaaaaatccattcaaaaaaactgttccggcttacgaacgttttttcgggttacgaaaaattttttggtgcttttcggcgctatttcacacgaaatcgcggcttttccccattagcgcctatggctttttcggcttacgaaggatttcgggtta from Sceloporus undulatus isolate JIND9_A2432 ecotype Alabama chromosome 2, SceUnd_v1.1, whole genome shotgun sequence includes the following:
- the LOC121923870 gene encoding E3 ubiquitin-protein ligase TRIM39-like isoform X1, with translation MERRNELAPMAAENFVEEFCEETTCTICLECFKDPVTIDCGHNFCQACLSQYWEESDKEASCPQCRELVQQKQFKPNRQLANVANLVKKLQRLKNGEEEGDMCDKHQGLLKFFCMDDITPVCVVCCKFTHRSHKVVPIEEAVQDYKEKFKALLELLKKEKGKLKTLKSFEDLSRHEFRKKFELEHLRARSAFDKMHKFLEECQSLWMVHLEEMVKEMEKRTEKNMTNISNGFSRVSQLTTEIEEICEQPANKFLQNIRNALDRYKKDIEEYTQDLSPSLDEKFRYSCLKNSVLERAIENYKEFVETALNPSILQPSVHPDRLKEFANKVCVTFDPDTAHPYLRLSEDLMTVSWETRKKKREHLKKTLPNNPERYSWETCVLGSQRFTTGIHWWAVEIGGMGSWAIGVAKESTKKKGVLQMNPVEGVWSLRKPFHSASYLACELVAVIMPEPIVLMLKQQPTQILVVLDYEDGRVEFFDGDTNGFIFAFNTGSFGGETIRPFFDLRETGFCLKCLP
- the LOC121923870 gene encoding zinc finger protein RFP-like isoform X2, with protein sequence MELAPMAAENFVEEFCEETTCTICLECFKDPVTIDCGHNFCQACLSQYWEESDKEASCPQCRELVQQKQFKPNRQLANVANLVKKLQRLKNGEEEGDMCDKHQGLLKFFCMDDITPVCVVCCKFTHRSHKVVPIEEAVQDYKEKFKALLELLKKEKGKLKTLKSFEDLSRHEFRKKFELEHLRARSAFDKMHKFLEECQSLWMVHLEEMVKEMEKRTEKNMTNISNGFSRVSQLTTEIEEICEQPANKFLQNIRNALDRYKKDIEEYTQDLSPSLDEKFRYSCLKNSVLERAIENYKEFVETALNPSILQPSVHPDRLKEFANKVCVTFDPDTAHPYLRLSEDLMTVSWETRKKKREHLKKTLPNNPERYSWETCVLGSQRFTTGIHWWAVEIGGMGSWAIGVAKESTKKKGVLQMNPVEGVWSLRKPFHSASYLACELVAVIMPEPIVLMLKQQPTQILVVLDYEDGRVEFFDGDTNGFIFAFNTGSFGGETIRPFFDLRETGFCLKCLP
- the LOC121923870 gene encoding zinc finger protein RFP-like isoform X3; translation: MAAENFVEEFCEETTCTICLECFKDPVTIDCGHNFCQACLSQYWEESDKEASCPQCRELVQQKQFKPNRQLANVANLVKKLQRLKNGEEEGDMCDKHQGLLKFFCMDDITPVCVVCCKFTHRSHKVVPIEEAVQDYKEKFKALLELLKKEKGKLKTLKSFEDLSRHEFRKKFELEHLRARSAFDKMHKFLEECQSLWMVHLEEMVKEMEKRTEKNMTNISNGFSRVSQLTTEIEEICEQPANKFLQNIRNALDRYKKDIEEYTQDLSPSLDEKFRYSCLKNSVLERAIENYKEFVETALNPSILQPSVHPDRLKEFANKVCVTFDPDTAHPYLRLSEDLMTVSWETRKKKREHLKKTLPNNPERYSWETCVLGSQRFTTGIHWWAVEIGGMGSWAIGVAKESTKKKGVLQMNPVEGVWSLRKPFHSASYLACELVAVIMPEPIVLMLKQQPTQILVVLDYEDGRVEFFDGDTNGFIFAFNTGSFGGETIRPFFDLRETGFCLKCLP